In bacterium, a genomic segment contains:
- a CDS encoding alpha/beta fold hydrolase, whose amino-acid sequence MKIFKKILLHVLLFLSCLNFNLLAQENLVDEKNFSEVQLAELRFQQELSLIQERLRNKDNGPFLYTHEKKTKTVFLLIHGFTASPWEMRDLGEYLYEKGYNVYGLLLEGHGTKEEDLLKIKWEDWYQSVEDAYELAKLLGDNVIVAGFSTGGDLALHLAVNKPGLKGIVSLASAVFFADWKIVLSPVGKYFIKYNKRPLPDKLKPYYYENRAVSAVHEVYKLSKVVKKELKDVNQPVLIIQSKNDKTIKPESSEYIYEKTGSKDKKLVFIDSPSHILTTLENPRQNEVFEIIDNWVKNLY is encoded by the coding sequence ATGAAAATATTTAAAAAAATACTGTTACATGTTTTATTGTTTTTATCATGCCTGAATTTCAATCTTTTAGCCCAGGAGAACCTGGTTGATGAAAAAAACTTTTCTGAAGTCCAGCTCGCGGAGCTCAGGTTCCAGCAGGAGCTTTCTTTAATACAGGAAAGGCTGCGCAATAAAGACAACGGGCCTTTTTTATACACTCATGAGAAAAAAACAAAGACCGTGTTTTTATTGATTCACGGGTTTACCGCGAGCCCATGGGAAATGAGGGACCTTGGAGAATATTTATATGAAAAAGGGTATAACGTTTACGGGTTGCTTCTCGAGGGTCACGGGACAAAAGAAGAGGATTTGCTTAAAATTAAATGGGAAGACTGGTACCAATCGGTTGAAGACGCATATGAGCTTGCAAAACTTTTAGGAGATAATGTGATTGTTGCGGGTTTTTCAACTGGCGGGGACCTCGCCCTGCATCTTGCCGTAAATAAACCCGGACTCAAAGGAATAGTTTCCCTCGCGAGCGCGGTATTTTTCGCGGACTGGAAAATTGTTTTAAGTCCGGTTGGAAAGTATTTTATTAAATATAACAAAAGACCCCTGCCGGACAAGTTAAAACCTTATTATTATGAAAACAGAGCGGTGTCCGCTGTTCATGAAGTTTATAAATTAAGTAAAGTTGTCAAAAAAGAATTAAAGGACGTAAACCAGCCTGTTTTAATTATCCAGTCTAAAAACGATAAAACCATTAAACCAGAAAGCTCTGAATATATTTATGAAAAAACAGGTTCGAAAGACAAAAAACTTGTTTTTATCGACAGCCCGTCGCATATACTTACCACACTCGAAAACCCCAGGCAAAATGAAGTCTTTGAGATCATTGATAATTGGGTAAAAAACCTTTATTGA
- a CDS encoding ABC transporter permease, producing the protein MFERIKHLVKKEFIQVLRNKRLRFFLVAPPVIQLMLFGYVVSLDVRNVSMALYDLDKSRESRELVRRMESSGYFTVKYLPESTNEIRDLLDRGKVTCAMQINSGFSKDLRRKIPADIQIIFDGTDSNTAIVAMGYINRIVSKYSLDLTGETVKSGLSKIDFRTRAWYNPELKSRNYFVPGVMASIILLTCLSLTSTAIVREREIGTMEQLMVTPIKPFELILGKTIPFAIVGFLDMVLVLIVGVLWFRIPIKGSIPLLALGTAAYLLPALGIGLFISTVAKTQQQAMMLMNLFNNPAMMLSGFTFPIENMPLFFQYLTYLTPLRYFIIIIRGIFLKGNGFGILWPQILALVIFGVIVITISAMRFKKRLG; encoded by the coding sequence ATGTTCGAACGAATTAAACATCTGGTAAAAAAAGAATTTATACAGGTTTTAAGAAATAAACGGCTGAGGTTTTTTCTGGTTGCCCCGCCGGTAATCCAGCTCATGCTTTTCGGGTATGTCGTGAGCCTCGATGTGAGAAACGTTTCAATGGCGCTTTACGACCTTGATAAATCGCGAGAAAGCAGGGAGCTTGTGAGGCGGATGGAATCATCAGGCTATTTTACCGTTAAGTATCTTCCTGAATCGACGAATGAAATCAGGGATTTGCTGGACCGGGGGAAGGTTACCTGCGCGATGCAGATTAACAGCGGATTTTCAAAAGATTTGAGGAGGAAAATCCCGGCGGATATTCAGATAATATTTGACGGGACCGATTCCAACACCGCGATCGTGGCAATGGGATACATCAACAGGATCGTCTCAAAATATTCGCTTGATTTAACCGGTGAAACTGTTAAATCCGGGCTTTCAAAAATAGACTTCCGGACAAGGGCCTGGTATAATCCTGAATTAAAAAGCCGGAATTATTTTGTGCCGGGCGTGATGGCGTCGATTATTTTGTTAACCTGCCTGAGCCTCACATCCACGGCCATTGTCAGGGAAAGAGAGATCGGAACAATGGAACAGTTGATGGTCACGCCCATCAAACCTTTTGAATTGATCCTCGGGAAGACAATCCCGTTCGCTATCGTGGGTTTCCTGGACATGGTTCTTGTTTTGATTGTTGGGGTGCTCTGGTTCAGGATCCCGATTAAAGGCTCGATACCGCTTTTGGCTCTCGGCACGGCGGCGTATCTTTTGCCCGCCCTTGGAATAGGACTTTTTATATCTACTGTGGCAAAAACTCAGCAGCAGGCGATGATGCTTATGAACCTTTTTAACAACCCTGCCATGATGCTTTCGGGTTTTACGTTCCCTATAGAAAATATGCCTTTATTCTTTCAATACCTTACATATCTTACGCCACTTAGATATTTTATTATAATAATCAGGGGAATATTTCTTAAAGGAAATGGTTTTGGTATTCTATGGCCGCAGATACTCGCTCTTGTTATTTTCGGGGTCATAGTTATAACAATAAGCGCCATGAGATTTAAGAAGAGGCTGGGGTGA
- a CDS encoding ABC transporter permease: MNIRRIKAIAKKEFIQIGRDPFSLAVAFLTPLMLLLMFGFALTFDIKDVKTVVYDQDKTSVSRDLIKEFIDSGYFQVVSYIENYSEIDKYIDSGKARVAIIIPSDFSKKTKTDRDVQVGVIIDGSDSNTASIIQGYVSAIAEMYSQRVSGRRVVSLIDARMRFWYNPELRSKNFIIPGLIVLIMSVIIALLTSLTIAKEWERGTMEQLISTPVKTSELIIGKLIPYYTIGFTDFIFSVFLGIFLFHIPMKGSVSLLLLLSGIFLFGGISQGIVISVIAGPSQQVATQIAMLSTFLPAYLLSGFVFSIPNMPWLLQLISRAVPARYFVTILKGIFLKGNTLKILGFEAFLLTVFAAGIFAFANKKFKKKMQ; the protein is encoded by the coding sequence ATGAACATTCGCCGCATTAAAGCAATAGCAAAGAAAGAATTTATCCAGATAGGCCGTGACCCGTTCAGCCTGGCCGTCGCTTTTTTAACGCCTCTGATGCTTCTTCTTATGTTCGGTTTCGCGCTGACCTTCGACATAAAAGACGTAAAGACTGTTGTTTACGACCAGGACAAAACAAGCGTAAGCCGCGATTTAATAAAAGAATTTATCGATTCGGGTTATTTTCAGGTGGTTTCATATATTGAAAATTATTCCGAAATAGATAAATATATCGATTCGGGCAAGGCAAGGGTGGCGATAATAATCCCATCTGATTTTTCGAAAAAAACAAAGACAGATAGAGATGTGCAGGTCGGGGTAATCATTGACGGAAGCGACTCAAACACGGCAAGCATTATCCAGGGATATGTTTCAGCCATAGCGGAGATGTATTCCCAGAGGGTAAGCGGAAGACGGGTGGTTTCCCTGATTGATGCCCGCATGCGGTTCTGGTATAACCCCGAACTTCGTTCAAAAAATTTCATAATACCGGGGCTTATTGTTTTAATAATGTCCGTTATCATCGCGCTTCTTACTTCCCTGACTATTGCCAAAGAATGGGAACGGGGCACAATGGAGCAGTTGATTTCAACGCCTGTAAAGACATCGGAGCTTATAATCGGGAAATTGATTCCATATTATACCATCGGTTTCACGGATTTTATTTTTTCGGTTTTTCTCGGGATTTTCCTGTTCCATATTCCCATGAAGGGAAGTGTTTCTCTTCTCCTGCTTTTGTCGGGTATTTTCCTTTTCGGCGGTATAAGCCAGGGAATAGTTATCTCTGTGATTGCAGGCCCGTCGCAGCAGGTGGCGACGCAGATAGCGATGCTTTCAACATTTCTCCCGGCGTACTTATTGTCCGGCTTTGTTTTTTCCATTCCCAATATGCCGTGGCTACTCCAGCTTATATCGCGCGCAGTTCCCGCGAGATATTTTGTCACAATTTTAAAAGGGATATTCCTGAAAGGAAACACCTTGAAAATACTGGGTTTTGAAGCATTTTTATTGACTGTTTTCGCGGCCGGTATTTTCGCTTTCGCGAACAAGAAATTTAAAAAGAAAATGCAATAA
- a CDS encoding ABC transporter ATP-binding protein, protein MREKNIAVELNNLTRNFGDFSAVDNISLSVKEGEVFGFLGPNGAGKSTTIKMLCGLLLPTSGTGHVGGHDIISEAEEIRKNIGYMSQKFSLYNDLTVEENINFFGGVYGVKNRVLSERREWVLEMAGIKDRRKNMTATLAGGFKQRLALGCAVIHEPSILFLDEPTSGVDPVSRRNFWGLIGRLSKTGTTIFVTTHYMDEADYCDRLALIYRGRIIAEGRPTEMRHKYMKRDVLELKVDKLIEAMDVLIKNGYETAVFGSLLHVVIENYESHIPKIEKILKETGLSLPFRIEKIVPSLEDVFVTLIEMA, encoded by the coding sequence ATGCGTGAAAAAAACATTGCTGTGGAGCTCAACAATTTAACCCGTAACTTCGGTGATTTTAGCGCAGTCGATAATATCAGCCTATCCGTGAAAGAAGGCGAGGTGTTCGGGTTTTTGGGACCGAACGGTGCGGGTAAATCGACGACCATTAAAATGCTTTGCGGGTTGTTGCTGCCGACGTCCGGCACGGGACATGTTGGAGGACATGATATAATTTCTGAAGCGGAAGAAATCAGAAAAAATATCGGATACATGTCCCAGAAATTTTCACTTTATAATGATCTTACGGTGGAAGAAAACATAAATTTTTTCGGCGGGGTTTACGGTGTCAAAAACAGGGTATTATCTGAACGCAGAGAATGGGTCCTGGAAATGGCGGGGATTAAAGACAGGAGAAAGAACATGACGGCGACATTGGCCGGAGGTTTTAAACAGAGGCTTGCGCTTGGATGCGCGGTAATACATGAACCGTCGATATTGTTTCTTGACGAACCGACATCCGGCGTTGACCCGGTTTCGAGACGGAATTTCTGGGGGCTAATAGGCAGGTTATCCAAAACGGGGACGACGATTTTTGTTACCACGCACTATATGGATGAGGCTGATTATTGTGACAGGCTGGCGTTGATTTACCGCGGCAGGATTATCGCGGAGGGAAGGCCCACCGAAATGAGGCATAAATACATGAAGCGGGATGTCCTGGAATTAAAGGTTGATAAATTAATTGAAGCCATGGATGTGTTGATTAAAAATGGTTATGAAACAGCGGTTTTCGGCAGTTTGCTCCATGTTGTAATTGAAAATTACGAATCACATATTCCGAAAATCGAAAAAATTTTAAAAGAAACGGGATTATCCCTCCCTTTCAGAATTGAAAAAATTGTTCCGTCACTTGAGGATGTATTTGTGACATTGATTGAAATGGCATAA
- a CDS encoding ABC transporter ATP-binding protein encodes MEHIAIKTLNLTKKFGENTAIDKISLEVKRGELFGLVGPDGAGKTTTMRLLTSIMEPTEGEAWISGFSILKDPEKVKEKIGYMSQRFGLYEDLTVMENMDFYADLYTVPPSERPSRIKKLLEFSNLFPFKSRLAGDLSGGMKQKLGLACTLIHTPEVLFLDEPTNGVDPVSRRDFWRILYGLLKEGISVFVSTSYLDEAERCSRVALINKGRILVVDEPSRIRQSLKKPMMEVWVDSPLSAAEIIKKTQGIIRISAYGDRLHIIAEKKEVFEKVISDLKSKNINIEGQREIIPSLEDVFISMVDGK; translated from the coding sequence ATGGAACACATTGCTATCAAAACACTTAATCTCACAAAAAAGTTCGGGGAAAATACTGCTATCGACAAAATCAGCCTGGAAGTGAAACGCGGCGAACTTTTCGGGCTTGTCGGGCCGGACGGCGCGGGCAAAACCACGACGATGAGGCTTTTGACTTCCATAATGGAACCGACTGAAGGAGAGGCGTGGATAAGCGGTTTTTCGATATTAAAAGATCCCGAAAAAGTCAAAGAAAAAATCGGTTATATGTCCCAGCGTTTCGGGCTTTATGAAGATTTGACTGTTATGGAAAATATGGATTTCTACGCGGACCTTTACACTGTCCCCCCCAGTGAACGCCCGTCAAGGATTAAAAAATTACTGGAATTCAGTAATCTGTTTCCGTTTAAAAGCCGGCTCGCGGGTGACCTTTCCGGCGGGATGAAACAAAAACTGGGGCTGGCATGCACTCTTATTCACACGCCCGAGGTTTTATTTCTTGATGAACCGACAAACGGCGTCGACCCTGTTTCGAGAAGGGATTTCTGGAGGATATTATACGGCCTTTTAAAAGAAGGGATATCGGTTTTTGTTTCAACGTCTTATCTTGACGAGGCGGAACGGTGCAGCCGTGTCGCTTTGATTAACAAAGGAAGGATTTTAGTCGTTGATGAACCTTCACGTATCAGGCAGTCCCTTAAAAAGCCGATGATGGAGGTTTGGGTGGATTCGCCCCTCTCCGCGGCGGAAATTATCAAAAAGACCCAGGGAATTATAAGGATAAGCGCGTATGGAGACAGGCTCCATATTATTGCTGAAAAAAAGGAAGTGTTTGAAAAAGTTATTTCCGATTTAAAATCGAAAAATATTAATATAGAAGGGCAGAGGGAAATAATCCCTTCGCTTGAAGATGTGTTTATTTCGATGGTGGATGGGAAATAA
- a CDS encoding efflux RND transporter periplasmic adaptor subunit: MKKKFIIFGIVLSGIILIISITTYIRNRLEKGAISASGNVEITEVNLGFKSAGRIAELFAEEGQNVNKGDKLARLDNAESAAIVLQNKALLNEAMVRLEELKAGARPQEIEQAKLNMESAEAALSESKARLEELKAGARPQEIEQAKLNMESAEAGLSEAKAKLDELRTGARPQEIEQAKLNLDSAGSEFEKAKKDYERAEVLYKNGAVSLSQFDAVKNVYDTRAAQYKNAKEKFSLIKEGARQEEIKAYEQRFEQAKKALENAREKYSLVKEGARKETIEAAEHRVEQARKSFENAKEKYSLVKEGARKEEVRAAQYRVEQAKAVLSVSEERLKDTILYTPITGVILKKYVEVGETAGSGGSVYTVGDLMNANVKIYVKETKLGLVKLGQKAKVTTDSYPGKEYEGVVTNISSEAEFTPKNIQTKEERIKLVFGVKVSVKNIDNELKPGMPADVKIILDK, from the coding sequence GTGAAGAAAAAATTTATTATATTCGGGATTGTTCTTTCAGGAATAATCTTAATTATTTCAATTACAACTTATATCCGCAACCGCCTGGAAAAAGGGGCGATTTCCGCGTCAGGCAATGTGGAGATTACAGAAGTAAATTTAGGTTTCAAGTCTGCCGGCAGGATCGCGGAGCTTTTCGCGGAAGAAGGGCAAAATGTTAATAAAGGAGATAAACTCGCGCGGCTTGACAATGCGGAATCAGCCGCTATTGTTTTACAAAATAAAGCGTTATTAAACGAGGCAATGGTCAGATTGGAAGAGTTGAAAGCCGGGGCGAGGCCGCAGGAGATTGAACAGGCAAAACTTAACATGGAGTCCGCGGAGGCGGCTTTATCCGAGTCAAAGGCCCGTCTTGAGGAATTGAAAGCCGGGGCGAGGCCGCAGGAGATTGAACAGGCAAAACTTAACATGGAATCCGCGGAGGCAGGCCTGTCCGAAGCAAAGGCAAAACTGGATGAATTAAGGACGGGGGCGAGGCCGCAGGAAATTGAACAGGCGAAATTAAACCTTGATTCAGCCGGCTCGGAATTTGAAAAAGCGAAAAAAGATTATGAAAGAGCTGAAGTATTATACAAAAACGGTGCGGTATCGTTGTCCCAGTTTGACGCGGTAAAAAATGTGTATGATACCCGTGCCGCGCAGTATAAAAACGCTAAAGAAAAATTCAGCCTTATTAAAGAGGGTGCGAGGCAGGAGGAAATAAAGGCCTATGAACAGCGGTTTGAACAGGCAAAAAAAGCCTTGGAAAACGCGAGAGAAAAATACAGCCTTGTAAAAGAGGGCGCAAGGAAAGAAACGATAGAGGCGGCGGAACACAGGGTTGAACAGGCAAGAAAGTCGTTCGAAAACGCGAAGGAGAAATACAGCCTTGTAAAAGAAGGCGCGAGAAAAGAAGAAGTCCGGGCCGCGCAATACCGCGTGGAACAGGCGAAGGCGGTGCTTTCTGTTTCCGAAGAACGCTTAAAAGACACAATTTTATATACACCGATAACGGGTGTGATATTGAAAAAATATGTTGAGGTCGGGGAGACCGCCGGTTCAGGCGGTTCTGTTTACACGGTAGGCGACCTCATGAACGCAAATGTGAAAATTTATGTCAAAGAAACAAAACTCGGTTTGGTGAAACTGGGGCAAAAGGCGAAAGTAACGACAGATTCATATCCCGGGAAGGAATACGAGGGTGTTGTTACCAATATTTCATCCGAGGCCGAGTTTACCCCCAAAAATATACAGACAAAAGAGGAACGGATAAAACTTGTTTTCGGCGTGAAGGTAAGCGTCAAAAATATTGATAATGAACTTAAACCTGGCATGCCGGCGGATGTGAAGATAATCCTCGATAAGTGA
- a CDS encoding TolC family protein encodes MLLKIYLTAEEQGEEKYTLKSVIEYALKNNPGIISAKKEVEIEYFNLKSSRAERLFKLDFNGGYTKFRYFTPVTPFVPGVSGDLPDVDTKIYDAGITFRLPLFKGGQLSGNVYITEMKKSIAEDNFTMTRQELIYNLKSVYYKISQFKKLLEANEASVKQLEEHKKNVELSVKTGSAAQVDFLRTEVELSKTRENRLVIKNSVESLYEFLKALMGMDNMDRKILIVYEIPEDEEYPPFEAGLNKAFFQRPDYNSVLKKKTICDERVKIARGRRYPDILIAGEYGDKSGDNLKFRENWNIGLRLSMPLFDWGIIKSDINKETGEWEKAKEEERLLRLNIIREVKNAYRNIETAGERIEVTLKMVESAKETLRIERLKYETGGGINTDVLDAQSALLSAETSYYQALYDKQIAIAYLWKVIGEE; translated from the coding sequence TTGCTTTTAAAGATTTATTTAACGGCAGAAGAACAAGGTGAGGAAAAATACACTCTGAAATCGGTTATTGAATATGCATTAAAAAATAATCCGGGAATTATATCCGCGAAAAAAGAAGTGGAAATAGAATATTTTAACCTTAAATCTTCCCGGGCGGAAAGGCTGTTCAAGCTTGATTTTAACGGCGGTTATACGAAGTTTCGTTACTTTACGCCTGTAACACCTTTTGTCCCCGGTGTTTCGGGCGATCTGCCGGATGTTGATACAAAAATATACGATGCCGGTATTACTTTCAGACTTCCGTTATTTAAAGGAGGGCAGCTTTCAGGAAATGTCTATATTACAGAAATGAAAAAATCCATCGCTGAAGATAATTTTACTATGACAAGGCAGGAACTTATTTATAACCTTAAAAGCGTGTATTATAAAATTTCACAGTTTAAAAAACTTTTAGAAGCAAACGAGGCCTCGGTAAAACAGCTTGAGGAACATAAGAAGAATGTTGAACTTTCTGTTAAAACCGGCAGCGCCGCTCAAGTGGATTTTTTAAGGACTGAGGTAGAGCTTTCAAAAACCAGGGAAAACAGACTGGTAATAAAGAACAGCGTGGAAAGTCTATATGAATTTCTGAAAGCACTAATGGGGATGGATAATATGGACAGGAAAATTTTGATTGTTTATGAAATCCCCGAGGATGAGGAATACCCCCCTTTTGAAGCAGGCCTTAATAAGGCATTTTTTCAGAGGCCTGATTATAATTCTGTTTTGAAGAAGAAGACTATTTGCGATGAAAGAGTAAAGATAGCAAGGGGAAGAAGATATCCTGATATTTTGATTGCCGGCGAATACGGGGATAAATCAGGGGATAATTTGAAATTCAGGGAAAACTGGAATATAGGTTTGAGGCTTTCCATGCCTCTTTTCGACTGGGGGATTATAAAGTCGGACATCAATAAAGAAACCGGGGAATGGGAAAAGGCAAAAGAAGAAGAGCGGTTATTAAGATTGAATATAATCCGTGAAGTAAAAAATGCCTATCGTAACATTGAAACCGCCGGGGAACGGATAGAGGTTACATTAAAAATGGTTGAATCAGCGAAAGAAACTTTAAGGATAGAGCGTTTAAAATATGAGACAGGCGGCGGTATAAACACGGATGTTCTTGACGCCCAGTCCGCACTTTTGTCCGCCGAAACAAGTTATTACCAGGCGCTTTATGACAAACAGATTGCGATAGCGTATTTGTGGAAGGTAATCGGGGAGGAATGA